From the Triticum urartu cultivar G1812 chromosome 4, Tu2.1, whole genome shotgun sequence genome, the window TAAAATTAGATAGAAAAAATAGCACCTGATATATTGTGTCAGATGAACGTGGATGCTGATTCTGAATAATGCCGGACGCAGCTCCACGTGACCTCTCCACCTTggtctctttctttttctttgtcttgatataatgaagacacggcagtggccCTTGATCTCCACGTATAGGTAATACCAGTAGTAACGCACTTGCAGCACGAATGCTTTGCGGTATGCCTTCGGGTGTACTCTGCGTAAAGGAGACGGCAGCGTGTGTCGCGGCCGTTGACCACACCGACAACGCCGGCTCAACGCACGGCAGCAGGGGTAGCGGCTCAGTGATTCCAGCGCAGCGTGGCCAGCTTAATATGATTTGAAGACGGGGCCACTCAGTCGAGAAGAAAACGAGGCGACTCGAAGCAGGCGCGAAGTGGGCAAGGGTGGCGGTTTGCCGCCGAGGCTGAGCCGGCAAAGGCCTTTGGACGACGGCTGCTCAAGCCGGCGACTTACAACTTCAGTAACAGCGGCAGCAGGGCGGCTCAATAGCGGATGGCTCGGAGCAGGAATGAGATGCGGCAACGGCGGCTTGCAGGTGGCTCCATGGAGATGGAGCGAAACGGCGGCGTCTACTTGGCGCGCCGACGGCCTGGAGGAGGCCTAGTGGAGGCGGCTCGGAGGCACACCGGCGTGGGCGGAGCCCAGCGGCAGAGGCGAAACAGCAGGGCCGTAGAGTCCGCGTCGATCCCCGTGTCTCCGTGCTCATTCAGGTCGTTGTCAGTTTGCCATCCCCGATCCGAGTCCTCCAGGTCGTGGGCTCGTGCCCCTTTTTTTTAATATTAGATCGGATTAAACAATTTGCAACCGGCCGCCGGCTTCCATCCATAGATAGGATAAAGAATCAGAACCGTACTAGGATTAGTACTAGTCAAATTTGAGATTTGATCACGTGAACTACTACTCGAAGTAGTATTTTCCTTCGATCTTCACTCCATGTTTGTAATAGCAGTAGCAACAGCATGTACTGGTATGATTCGGGTCTTGATGCACACGTATACGGCCATACGTACGAGCGCCCGGGTGATTACGCGTGTGCGTTTGTGCTATTGGTGACCCGGTGATTTGATGCATAGGCGCAGAAACGAAGATCGATTTTCTCTTGGTCTCGATGTATCATAGATCACGGCGGCGGGTGCGCAAACACAACCCTAATTTCCCTTGATCTCAAACTTGTATACACCGGATCCAAACTTAATCATGCTCCCGATCACAAAACAACAAATTTGTCGCCTCTTCCTCATCTGACGAATTTGCAAGCTTCTCGATCCCTAGGAGAGATCCCTCCAAGAGCTCAACActaccgtgcgcaggccccacggtgggcgccaactgtcgtggaattgtcatggcagatgtctttagtgtcaggacttagtcgcgaggccaacgcatctatgtggtaacttgagaggggttgagtgggacgagagacgcaGGGCGGATCATCACgtaagacaaggatttagacagctttgGGCCCCGGAAAACATCATctggtaatagccctacatgttgtttgaggctaggtctcattatcatcacgagggagtcgccgtaaaccggctctcctctttgtgtctagccctagatattgtttcttcttgccccccctctttggggagccctgcccctccttatatatgttgaaggggcggtttacatgtgaagtcctattaggattaggactagtgtATCTCTAATACAAACTGGATACAAGCcctggtcttaactccttgtaaggtaaatattcctcatgcctttcctcttaaaccggcccaccatagtatgaacttgacttctgggccatgggcctcgtcatccatctgacccgcccgccgggttactaatGAACCGCCAAGACCGGGCGGGTAGCCGGTGAACCACCAAGCTCTGggcgggttaccagtgagtcatccagtccggccggtttatacttccggccggtttacgccacggggtatatccccgacagttaggaaacataaccatcattgattaacgagctagtcaagtagaggcatactagtgacactctgtttgtctatgtattcacacatgtattatgtttccggttaatacaattctagcataaataataaacatttatcatgaaataaggaaataaatagtaactttattattgcctctagggcatatttccttcagtctcccacttgcactagagtcaataatctagttcacattgccatgtgatttaacaccaataattcacatcatcatgtgattaacatccatagttcacatcgttatgtgaccaacactcaaagggtttactagagtcaataatctagttcacatcgctatgtgattaacacccaaaaaatactaaggtgtgatcatgctttgcctgtgagagaagtttagtcaacgggtctgccatattcagatccgtatgtattttgtaaatttctatgtcaactatgctctgcacggagctattATAGATAATTGCTCCCGcttttaatatgtatccagattgagacttagagtcatccgaatcaatgccaaaacttgtatcgacgtaacccttttacgatgaaccttttgtcacctccataatcgagaaacatatccttattctactaaggataatttcgaccgctgtccagtgatctactcttagatcactattgtactcccttgccaaaaacagtatagggtatacaataggtctggtacacggcatggcatactttatagaacctatggccaaggcatagggaatgactttcattctctttctattttctgccgtggtcgtgctttgagtcttactcaatttcacaccttgtaacacaggcaagaattctttctttgactgtcccattttgaactaattcaaaatcttgtcaaggtatgtactcattgaaaaaacttatcaagcgtcttgatctatctctatagatcttgatgctcaatatgtaagtagcttcaccaagatctttctttgaaaaaaaactcctttcaaacactcctttatgctttgcagaataattctacattatttccgatcaacaatatgtcattcacatatacttgtcagaaatgctgtagtgctcccactcactttcttgtaaatacaggctttaccacaagtctgtataaaactctGAGATACGagtccgagatgcttgcaccagtccacagatggatcgctggagcttgcatattttgttaacacttttaggattgacaaaaccttctggttgcatcatatacaactcttctttaagaaatgcagctttgtttatccatttgccagatttcataaaatgcggcaattgctaacatgattcggacagacttaagcatagatacgagtgagaaactctcatcgtagtcaacatcttgaacttgtcgaaaacctttttgcggcaattctagctttgtagatagtaacactactatcagcgtctgtcttcctcttaaagatccatttaatctcaatggctcgccgatcattgggcaagtcaatcaaagtccatactttgttctcatacatggatctcatctcaaatttcatggtctcaagccatttcgcagaatctgggctcatcatcacttcctcatagtttgtaggctcgtcatggtcaagtaacatgacctccagaacaggattatcgtaccactctggtgcggatctcactctggtttacctacgaggttcggtagtaacttgatctgaagttacatgatcatcatcattaacttcctcactaattgatgtagtagtcacaggaacagatttctgtcatgaactaatttccaataagggagcaggtacagtttacctcatcaagttctactttcctcccactcacttcttttgagagaaactccttctctaaaaaggatccattctcagcaatgagtaacttgccttcggatctgtgatagaaggtgtacccaacatttttcttttgggtatcctatgaagatttacttctccgatttgggttcgagcttatcatgttgaaactttttcacataagcattgcagtcccaaactttaagaaacgacagcttaggtttcttgccaaaccatagttcatatgttgtcgtctcaacggatttagatggtgccctatttaacgtgaatgcagctgtctctaatgcataaccccaaaacgatagtggtagatcggtaagatacatcatagatcgcaccatatctaataaagtacggttatgacgttcggacacaccattatgctgtggtgttccaggtggcgtgagtagtgaaactatttcacattgttttaactgaaggccaaactcgtaactcaaatattttacttctgcgatcatatcgtagatacttttatttttgttacgatgattctccacttcactctgaaattctttgaacttttcaaatgtttcagatttgtgttttatcaagtagatatattcatatctgctcaaatcatttgtgaagatcagaaaataatgatacctgccacagCCTTagtattcatcggaccacatacatcagtatgtatgatttccaacaaatctgttgctcgccccattgttccggagaacggagtcttagtcatcttgcccatgaggcatggttcgcaagcatcaactgattcataatcaagtgattccaaaagcccgtcagcatggattttcttcatgcgctttacaccaatatgacctaaacgacagtgctacaaataagttgcactatcattattaactttgcatcttttggtttcaatattatgaatatgtgtatcactacgatcgagatccaacgaaccattttcattgggtgtgtaaccatataaggttttattcatgtaaacagaacaacaatttattctcttacttaaatgaataaccgtattgcaataaacatgatcaaatcatattcatgctcaacgcaaacaccaaataacacttatttaggttcaacactaatcccaaaagtatagggagtgtgcgatgatgatcatatcaatcttggaaccacacatcgtcacttcacccttaactagtctatgttcattctgcaacttccgttttcgagttactactattagcaactgaaccagtatcaaatactgaggggttgctataaacactattaaagtacacatcaataacatgtatatcaaatatacttatattcactttgccatccttcttatccgccaatcacttggggtagttccgcttccagtgactagtccctttgtagtagaagcactttgtctcaggcttaggaccagacttgggcttcttcacttgagcagcaacttgcttgctgtttttcttgaagttcccctttttccctttgcccttttcttgaaactagtgatcttgtcaaccatcaacacttgatgctctttcttgatttctaccttcatcgatttcatcatcatgaaaagctcgggactcgttttcgtcatcccttgcatactatagttcatcacgaagttctactaacttggtgatggtgactagagaattctgtcaatcactatcttatctggaagattaactcccacttgattcaagtgattgtagtacccagacaatctgagcacatgctcactagttgagcgattctcctccatcttttagctatagaacttgttggagacttcatatctctcaactcgggtatttgcttgaaatattaacttcaactcctggaacatctcatatggtccatgacgttcaaaacgtctttgaagtcctgattctaagccgttaagcatggttcactaaactatcaagtagtcatcatatttagctagccaaacattcataacggttgcatctgctcctgcaataggtctgtcacctagcggtgcatcaagaacataattcctctgtgcagcaatgaggataaaactcagatcacggatccaatccgcatcattgctactaacatatttcaacacaattttctctaggaacatatcaaaataaacacagggaagcaacaacgcgagctattgatctacaacatgatctgcaaaatactatcaggactaagttcatgataaatttaagttcaattaatcatattacttaagaactcccacttagatagacatcgctctaatcctctaagtgatcacgtgatccaaatcaactaaaccataactgatcatcacgtgaaatggagtagttttcaatggtgaacattgctatgttgatcatatctactatatgattcacgctcgacctttcggtctcagtgttccgaggccatatctgcatatgctaggctcgtcaagtttaacctgagtattctgcgtgtgcaaaactggcttgcacccgttgtagatggacgtagagcttatcacacccgatcatcacgtggtgtctgggcacgacgaactttggcaatggtgcatactcagggagaacacttataccttgaaattttagtaagggatcatcttataaagctaccgtcgaactaagcaaaataagatgcataaaagataaacatcatatgcaatcataatatgtgacatgatatggccatgatcatcttgcgcctttgatctccatctccaaagtactgtcatgatctccatcgtcaccggcatgacaccatgatctccatcatcttgatctatatcaatgtgtcgtcacatggtcgtctcgccaactattgctatcgcatagcgataaagtaaagccattatttggcgcttgcatcttatgcaataaagagacaaccataaggcttctgccagttgtcgataacttcagcaaaacatgatcatcttatatctcatcacgtcttgaccatatcacatcacaacatgccctgcaaaaaacaagttagacgtcctctactttgttgttgcaagttttacgtggctgttacgggcttagcaagaaccgttcttacctacgcatcaaaaccacaacaatagtttgtcaagttggtgttgttttaaccttcgcaaggaccgggcgtagccacactcggttcaactaaagttggagaaactgacaccctccagccacctgtgtgcaaagcacgtcggtagaaccagtctcgcgtaatcgtacgcgtaatgtcggtccgggccgcttcatccaacaataccgccgtaccaaagtgtgacatgctggtaagcagtatgacttatatcgcccacaactcacttatgttctactcgtgcacaacatcaacgcataaaacctaggctcggatgccactgttggggaacgtagtaatttcaaaaaaattcctacgcacactcaagatcatggtgatgcatagcaacgagaggggagagtgttgtccacgtacccttgtagaccgaaagcggaaacGTTATAACAAcgtagttgatgtagtcgtacgtcttcccggaccgaccgatcaagcaccgaaactacggcacctccgagttctagcacacgttcagctcgatgacgatccccggactccgatccaacaaagtgtcggggaagagttccgtcagcacgacggcgtggtgacgatcttgatgttctaccgttgcagggcttcgcctaagcaccgctacaatattatcgaggattatggtggagggggcaccgcacacggctaagagatctcaaggatcaattgttgtgtctagaggtgccccctgcccccgtatataaaggagcaagggggaggggcgacCGACCATGATGAGgtgcgccagggaggagtcctactcctaccgggagtaggactccctccttttccttgtccaagtaggagaaggggaaggaagggagagaggagaggaaggaaagggcggggcgccgcccctccctccttgtccaattcagactagggggagagggggcgtgcggcctgccctggccgcccctcctcttctccactttaggcccatgaggcccattaaccccccgggggggtttcggtaaccccccggtactccggttttatccgaaactttctcggaacacttccggtgtccgaatatagccgtccaatatatcaatctttatgtctcgaccattttgagactcctcgttatgtccgtgatcacatccgggacttcgaactaactttggtaaatcaaaactaataaactcataatataactgtcatcgaaaccttaagcgtgcggaccctacgggttcgagaacaatgtagacatgaccgagacacgtctccggtcaataaccaatagcagaacctggatgctcatattggctcccacatattctacgaagatctttatcggtcagaccgcataacaacatacgttgttccctttgtcatcggtatgttacttgcccgagattcgatcgtcggtatctcaatacctagttcaatctcattatcggcaagtctctttactcgtttcgtaatacatcatctcgcaactaactcattagttgcaatgcttgcaaggcttatgtgatgtgcattactgagagggcccagagatacctctccgacaatcggagtgacaaatcctaatctcgaaatatgccaacccaacatgtacctttggagacacttgtagagctcctttataatcacccagttacgttggtttggtagcacacaaagtgttcctccggcaaacgggagttgcataatctcatagtcataggaacatgtataagtcatgaagaaagcaatagcaacatactaaacgatcgggtgctaagctaatggaatgggtcatgtcaatcacatcattttcctaatgatgtgatcctgttaatcaaataacaactctttgtctatggttaggaaacataaccatctttgattaacgagctagtcaagtagaggcatactagtgacactgtgtttgtctatgtattcacaaatgtattatgtttccggttaatacaattctagcatgaataataaacatttatcatgaaataaggaaataaataataactttattattgcctccagggcatatttccttcagctggCAGGCCGGCCCACTCGGGTATTGGATCGGTCGTGCCCCTACCGATCCCACTGGATCGAGGCAGGGACGAGCGTGGTCATCGGAGGAGGCCGGATGCGTCGTCTACCTCCTTCGAAAGAAACAGAGGCGAGGCAGAGAGGCATGGCGCGGCGACTTCAGGCGAGGGGACGGCAAGGAGGTGCAGGGACGGCGGGATCTGGCGGGTCTGGGTGCGAGGATGGATCTCTCCGACGAGGTAGGCAAGGGCTCGTCCTCCTCTGTCTGCTCCTGACAGAGGGATGTAGCGCGACGCGGAGGAGACCAGGAAGACGGGGACGAGCGTTGTTCCTGTGCTCGGACTAGTCGAAGACGAGCCCTGAAGGGTGGCGTCCATGCGTCGAGGCGGCGTGCTTGGAGCTCGGTAACCTGCGAGGACGGCCATGGCGGgtattagagagagagagggaggagatgACGCCATGGAGAAAGGAAAAAGGAGAGGGGCGCGAGGGGCTGGCCTGGCGACAGCTCCGCTGCTGCTGCTGGACGACGAGGAGGAGACAGGAGCAGGGGGCCTCGGTTGCTGTTGCTGCGGTGGCGCTCAACGGATCGGGAGGAGCTGGAGTGGTGGGATTGGTTCGATGGGACAACGAGGAGGAGACCAGGGGAGGTTTGAGGTTGGCTGTGGGTGAGATCCCGATGGGGATTTGGGGAAtaagtgcggcggcggcggcagggacaagtgCCTAGAAGTTAGGGTTTGGCTAGTTTAGGTAGGGTTTCATCTGCTATAAATAGCAGCTAGGAATTGGGTAGGGGCTATAACGTCCCTACGATCGCAATCGGACGGTCGCAAAAAAATAGTTAGGGAGTCCGAATaggaaaacggtgatgttttgtagacgtttgtgGATGATCcagatccaacggtgacgactgtccgggtcgggtccgggacaattttcggacgcgcgcgaggaaGGGCCGCGGGCTGACAAGAGAGTTTAGGTAGGGCCTGACGGTGAGTGGTAGTGAGccgtgtagacggtctcgagctgagagaagagaagagagggaggcccggcgactgtttccggagaccgaaaaacgtccgacgtgtgaccgactatactgccgctatagtttaacggttgggctatcaaacgaactccgaatgcgatgaaacttgacggcggtctatctacactaaaataagaccgcacgccaactttcaacccattccgagaacattttccggccatttaaaaaataatattttggacatgccgtgggcgcgtgcaagtgtggttgaactcagaacggacaacggacggaactgggggaatccgaacggatgcaagttttaaaacatgatgatgcaatgcacatgatgacatgataagatgcaacacgcaagcaaataataaggcaacaacagcgaataactggcggacacctggcacatcggtctcgaggCGTCACAACACCTTAAATCATTGTCGTCTACTTCGAATATGGATATATTGAGTCCGAAGATTTGGCAAACGTCCCGTTATCGCCGGACTTCCAAAATGAGCTATTTTGTGGCTAGGCGGGAAATAGAACTACTCCTATTTTGGGAAATCAAGTTTTTTTGGGGCAAATAATTATATCCCTGCAGGTTAGCTAGCTCATTGACAGGTGGGGTCCATATCCTGTGGGGCCCAGCTCGGTTTTGCCGCCGGCCGTGTCGACGTCCGACCGGCTTCGATCGACCCTCGCGTGCACAGGCACCTCTCTTGGTGTCCCAACCAGGGCTCGTTCCGTGCACCTGCAGCCATGCTGCGGTGCGACGGCGACCGCGTCGTCATTGTCGGCGGTGGCATCGCCGGCGCCCTCCTCGCCAAGACGCTCCAAAACCACGCCGACGTGGTCCTCATCGACCCGTACGCACGCACGCCCGCCATTAATCGCGACATTGGTTGAGCGGTTGTTATTGATTTTGTGATACGCCATGGATGGACCCATGCAGGAAGGAGTACTTCGAGATCCCGTGGGCGAACGTGCGCGCCAAGGTGGAGCCGACGGTGGTGGAGCGCACCGTGATCCCGCACGCGGACTACCTCACCGACGCCAAGGTGGTGACGGCCAAGGCGGTCGGCGTCGATGACTCCGTTGTTCTCACCTCCATCGGTCGCACCGTCGGCTACGACTTCCTGGTCATCGCCACGGGCCGCACCTGCACCCGCCCCCAGAGCCGCCCCGAGCGACTCGAGATGTTCCACCGCGACAAGGACCGGATCGCCACCGCGAGCTCCGTGCTCATCATCGGCGGCGGGCCCATCGGGGTCGAGCTCGCGGCGGAGATCATCATGGACAGCCCCGACAAGCGCGTCACCCTCGTCCACGGCGGGCCTCGGCTGCTCATGGTGATGAGCCCCCGCGCGTCGGCCAAGGCGCTCGAGTGGCTCCGGTCCAAGAACGTCACCGTGCTGCTGGACCAGACCATCGACGTCGATCTCGCCGGCAGCGGCGACGGTCACGAAGGACAGCGCGACTTCACGACGTCCGCCGGGGAGACGGTGTCCGCGGACTGCCACTTCGTGTGCACGGGCCGGCCCGTCGCGTCCGGGTGGCTGAGGGGCACGTTCCTCGGGGAATACATTGGCGCCGACGGCAGGCTGGTGGTGGACGAGCACCTGCGCGTGGGCAGGCTCAAGAACGTGTTCGCCATCGGCGACATCACCGACGTGCCGGAGGCGAAGCAGGGGTACCTGGCGCAGCGGCACGCCATGGTGGTGTCCCGGAACCTGCGTCTGCTGCTCAGGTCTGACGGCCCGGAGCATAAGCTGCACCGATACAAGGCCTCGAAGGCCGCCATCACCGTCACGCTCGGCCGccgcgacgcggtgtcggagctGCCGTTCATGTCGCTCATCGGCCACATCCCCGGCGTCGTCAAGCCACGGGACCTCTACGTGTCGCGGACG encodes:
- the LOC125553657 gene encoding ferroptosis suppressor protein 1-like, with protein sequence MLRCDGDRVVIVGGGIAGALLAKTLQNHADVVLIDPKEYFEIPWANVRAKVEPTVVERTVIPHADYLTDAKVVTAKAVGVDDSVVLTSIGRTVGYDFLVIATGRTCTRPQSRPERLEMFHRDKDRIATASSVLIIGGGPIGVELAAEIIMDSPDKRVTLVHGGPRLLMVMSPRASAKALEWLRSKNVTVLLDQTIDVDLAGSGDGHEGQRDFTTSAGETVSADCHFVCTGRPVASGWLRGTFLGEYIGADGRLVVDEHLRVGRLKNVFAIGDITDVPEAKQGYLAQRHAMVVSRNLRLLLRSDGPEHKLHRYKASKAAITVTLGRRDAVSELPFMSLIGHIPGVVKPRDLYVSRTRRMMGIKSKNGES